The Streptomyces sp. B3I8 nucleotide sequence GCGGCAGCTCCTCCAGGGCGCCCTGGACGGCGCGGGTGAGCCAGGGCTCGGGGGCGGGCAGCGCGGCGGTGCCGAGGTCGATCAGCGAGCCGAGCGACTCGGGCGGCAGTGGTTCCAGGCCGCGCGCGGGCAGCGGGTTCCCCGCGGGTACGGCGGTCCAGCTCCCCGCTCCCCTGCGGGACTCCAGGAACCCCTCGCCGCGCAGGGCCTCGTAGGCGGCGGCGACCGTGGTACGGCTCACCGAGAGGGCGAGCGCCAGTTCGCGCTCGGCGGGCAGCCGGGCGGCGACCGGGACCCGGCCCTCCAGGACCAGCAGCCGGATGCCGTCGGCCAGGGCGCGGTAGGCGGGCGGGCGGCGGGTGCCGGGGCCGGCGGGGCGGTCCGCCTGCGAGCCGAGCAGCCGGGCGAGCTGTGCCGCGCCGACCGCGGATGTCCACTTCACCATGACGATCGGTCCACCTTCCTGGAATTGGCCCTGGATGGTTCGATTCCCCGAGCCACAGAGTGGCACGCGCCGGTCCACTTCAACCACCCGGGGGCTTCCTTGCCGACCACGCCGTCCGTCCCTATCTCGGGCCCCCCGCCCTGCGGCTCTTCACCCACCGCCCCTCCTGCTCCCGTCGTCCCTTCTGCCGTCCCCGATCCCGCCGGCCCCGCCCCGTCCGTGCCGCCGGAGCGCCGTCGTCTCGTGCGTCGGCTGATCCAGCTCTACGCCGGCCTGACGCTGTACGGCGTGAGCTCCGCCCTGCTCGTGACGGCGGGCCTGGGGATGGAGCCGTGGGGTGTGCTGCACCAAGGGCTCGCGGAGCGGTCCGGTTTCACCATCGGCGAGGTGACGATCGCGGTGGGCGCCGTGGTGCTGCTGCTGTGGATCCCGCTGCGCCAGCGCCCGGGGCTCGGCACCGTCTCGAACGTCTTCGCGATCGGTCTGGCCATGGACGCGACGCTCGCCGTGCTGCCCCCGGTGCACGCGCTGTGGCTGCGGATCCCGATGACGGCCACCGGCGTGGTCCTCAACGGGCTGGCCACCGGCCTGTACATCGCCGCCCGCTTCGGGCCGGGCCCGCGCGACGGGCTGATGACGGGGCTGCACACCCGCACGGGCCGGTCGATCCGGCTGCTGCGGACCGCCATCGAGGTCGTGGTCGTGGCCACCGGCTTCGCCCTGGGCGGCACCGTAGGTGTGGGCACCGTGCTCTACGCGCTGGCCATCGGGCCGCTGGCACAGTTCTTCCTGCGACTGTGCGCCGTCCCGTCGTCACTCCCGGGCGGCACCATGGTCGCCGGAGGGAAACCGCGGCGGACCATACTGCGGCGGTGACCACCGCGATACGCCACCCCTACCTCGACCACCGCGGACCGCTCGCCTTCGCCCACCGGGGCGGGGCCGCCGGCGGCCTGGAGAACACCGCCGCCCAGTTCCGGCGGGCGGTGACGGCCGGCTACCGCTACCTGGAGACGGACGTGCACGCCACGGCCGACGGCCGGCTCGTCGCGTTCCACGACGCGACCCTGGACCGGATGACCGAAGGCGCCGGCCGGATCGCCGACCTCCCCTGGGCCGAGGTGGCCCGCGCACGTGTGGCGGGCGGCGAACCGGTACCCCTCTTCGAGGATTTGCTGGCGGAGTTCCCCGACGTCCGTTGGAACGTCGACTGCAAGGCGGAGTCCGCCCTGTTCCCCCTGCTCGGTCTCCTCGGGCGCACCGGCGCCTGGGACCGGGTGTGCGTGGGCTCGTTCTCCGAGGCGCGGGTGGCCAGGGCGCAGCGGCTGGCCGGGCCCCGGCTGGCGACGTCGTACGGCACGCGGGGCGTGCTCGGCCTGCGGCTGCGTTCCTGGGGGCTGCCCGCCGCCGTCCGCGGTTCGGCGGTCGCGGCCCAGGTGCCCGAGCGGCAGGCGGGGGTGCCCGTGGTCGACGCCCGGTTCGTGCGGACCGCGCACGCGCTGGGGCTGCAGGTGCACGTGTGGACGGTGAACGAGGCGGAACGCATGCACCGGCTGCTGGACCTCGGCGTCGACGGCATCATGACCGATCACCTCGACACGCTGCGAGCGGTCCTGGAGGAACGGGGCGCCTGGGCCTGAGGCCGACGCGCCGATCGCGTCACGCCGGCCACCGTTCCCCCGCCGGCCGGCGGCCACCATGACGCGATCGTTTCGCCGACGGTCGCCCTCGCCGCCGGATTCGCCCTCTCTTGCGCGGGTTTCCTCACGACCGACGACGGATGACGCGGGCGACCCCGCCCCGACCGGATTTAGCACTCTGGACCAAAGGGCGGTAGTGTACGCGTTTGGCCTGCCAGGCGTACCGTTACTGCGCGTCAGAGAAGACGCAACGCTGGGTGACATCTGCTAGCAGATGTGACAAACCGGGCGCCGTTGGGTACTGCATGGGGAGACAAGGCTGCGGCTACGACGGCGACGCATGACCCGAAACGGGACACGGGACGGGAATCTTTACCGCCGACCGGACGTTGACCGGATGACGACGACAGCGACACCTGTCCTGTGGGCGACAAGCCCGGGAGGCACGATTCATGAGTGAGCGAGCTCTTCGCGGCACGCGCCTCGTGGTGACCAGCTACGAGACGGACCGCGGCATCGACCTGGCCCCCCGCCAGGCCGTGGAGTACGCATGCGAGAAGGGGCATCGATTCGAGATGCCCTTCTCGGTCGAGGCGGAGATCCCGCCGGAGTGGGAGTGCAAGGTCTGCGGGGCCCAGGCACTCCTGGTGGACGGTGACGGCCCGGAGGAGAAGAAGGCCAAGCCCGCCCGTACGCACTGGGACATGCTGATGGAACGGCGCACCCGCGAGGAGCTCGAAGAGGTCCTCGAGGAGCGGCTGGCCGTCCTGCGGTCCGGTGCGATGAACATCGCGGTTCATCCGCGGGACAGCCGCAAGTCCGCGTGATCCCTGCGGGGGTCGAGCGGTAGCACGGCGCACATCAGGCAGAAACGCGGGCGCCGTACGTGAAACACGTACGGCGCCCGCGCCTTTTTCTTTTTCAGGGGCGCGGGGAACTGCGCATCTTCTGGAGGTCCGGGGGCGGAGCCCCGGGGACGGGAAGGGCAGGGGCGGCGGGGGGAGAGAACCCGCCCGCCCGCCAGGTGGCGACGCCACCGACCCGTTCAGCCCGTGAGCGGCGGCCGATCGCCGTCGGCGTCGTGCGGGTTGCCGGGACCGTCGTCCCGGACGACCTCACCCGGCACCACCTTCCCGTCGGGCTGCCGCATCCGAGCCTGCTGGAACGCGTCACCGAGCGCCCCCGGGACCGCGGCGCGCAGCTTGCGGTCGATCGTGCGTTCCGTGTACGCGCTCACGGCCTTCTGGACCGGCGGGACGAGCAGCAGCAGTCCCACCACGTCGGAGAGCAGGCCGGGCAGCATGATCAGCAGACCGGCCAGCATCGTCAGGCCGTTGGCACCGCCGCTCTGCGGAGGCGCGCCGCGCTGCAGCGACTCGCTGAGGTTGGCGAACGCCCTGCGCCCGGCCCGTTTGACGACCGCCGCGCCGCCCACGAGCCCGGCGACCAGCAGCAGGAAGACCGCGAGCCCCCCGGCGGCGTCCGCGACCAGCAGGAGCAGCCAGATCTCCAGCACCAGCCACGCGGCGACGCCGAGCGGCAGGAGGGTGCGCAGGCGCGAGCGGCGGGGTCGGGCCGGGTACGTGGGACTCGAAGCACCAGACGTCATGGCTCCAGTGTGCCTGGGGCCTGCTCAGAACGGCGTAAGAGGGTGATCAGTCGGGCTGCTTCGGTTCCGTGCGCCCGGTGAGCCGGCCGACCCTCTCCCCCACGCCCCAGGAGGTGACCCGCCACAGGGCCTCCACCAGGATGTCGCGGCTCATCTTGGAGTCGCCGAACTCCCGCTCGACGAAGGTGATGGGCACCTCGACCACGTGGTAGCCGGCCTTGACCGCGCGGCGGGCGAGGTCGACCTGGAAGCAGTAGCCCTGGGAGGCCACCTCGTCGAGGCCGAGGCCCTCCAGGGTCTCGCGGCGGAACGCGCGGTAACCGCCGGTGATGTCGCGCAGCGGCAGGTCGAGGGCGAGCCGGGAGTAGAGGCTGCCGCCGCGGGAGATGATCTCGCGGGAGCGGGGCCAGTTGACCACGCGGCCGCCGGGCACCCAGCGGGAGCCGAGCACCAGGTCCGCGTTCTTCAGCGCGGTGAGCAGCCGGGGCAGCTCCTCAGGCTGGTGCGAGCCGTCGGCGTCCATCTCGATCAGCACGCCGTAGTCGTGCTCCATGCCCCAGCGGAAGCCCGCGAGGTAGGCGGCGCCGAGGCCTTCCTTGCCCTTGCGGTGCAGCACCTGGACGTGGTCGTCCTCGGCGGCCAGTTCGTCGGCCAGCTTGCCGGTGCCGTCGGGGCTGTTGTCGTCGGCCACGAGGACGTGCGCCTCGGGAACGGCCTCCCGCACCCGGCCGACGATGGCCCGGATGTTCTCCGCCTCGTTGTAGGTGGGGATGATCACCAAGGCCGTGCCGAGCGGGCCGAACCGTCTTCCCTGGGCTCCCGCCTCGGGGGTCCCCTCGCCGTCGTTCACTGCAGCCCCTTCATGTCCGTACGCAGAGCACCACCATAGTGGCCGCTGTCCGCGAGGACGCGACAGCACATGCCCACGGGGGTGTCGGTCGGACAGAAAGTGGGTAGGAGTGCGCGCCTTCGGGTGTCTTCTACCCGCCGCGGGCCGCTTCCACGGCCGTCGCGGGGGACGGGTTGGGGGCCCGGCGGCCCTTCGGGCCGGCCTGGGAACCGCGGGCTGCGGATCGACCTGAAGCCGTTGTCTACTGAGCGGCCGGGCCCCACCCGGGTCGCACCTGCCGGCCGGGCACGAAACGTCCCTTCGCCGTGGTGCGAACGCTGGGCCTGGCTCCCAGTGGCGGCGCGCCGACGGCGCACCAGCCCTGACCCAGCGGGCTCCGGCGGCCTCTCGGACGTGTCCCGGCCGGACGTGACGGTGGTGGACCCGGCAGAACCTACCGGCCCCCGACGGCTCGCTGTCAACACCCGTTCATGCTGCGGCTTTCCGATCGCGCCGCAGGTCAGCGGGGAGGAAACGCAGGTCGCGCCGCACCGTGCGGGGCGGGGGCGGCACCCGGGCGCCCAAGGAGATCACTCGCCCGGCCGTACGAACACGGTCCGGCCGCCCACCACGGTCCGCAGGCAGAGCGGCAGGTCCCGGCCGGGGGTCAGATCGGGCAGGCCGGGAGTGCCGGAGCGCGGGTCGGTGGACCAGCGGGCGACCCGGTCGTCGGGAGCCTGGACGACCAGTTCGTCGGTGCGCCAGACGGCGTAGTCCGCGGGTGCGCCGGGCACCAGGACGCCGGCGTCGTCGCGGCCGACGGCCCGCCAGCCGCCGCGGGTGTGTGCCGTGAAGGCGGCGCGCACCGAGACGCGGTGCTCCCGGGTGCGGTGGAAGGCGGCCGCGCGGACGGTGCCCCAGGGGTCGAGCGGGGTGACGGGGCTGTCGGAGCCGAGGGCGAGCGGCACTCCGGCGCGCAGCAGCGCCGCGAAGGGGTTGAGGGTGCGGGCCCGTTCGGTGCCCAGCCGCCGCGCGTACATGCCGTCCTCGCCGCCCCACAGGGCGTCGAACGCGGGCTGCACGGAGGCGGTGAGGCCGAGTTCGGCGAAGGCGGCGACCGTCTCGGGGGTGAGCATCTCGGCGTGCTCGACGCGGTGCCGGGCCGCCCGCACGCGGGCGAGGCCGGCCTTCTCGGCGGCGGCGCGGACGCCCTCGACCACCGTGGTGACGGCGGCGTCCCCGATGGCGTGGAACCCGGCCTGCAGCCCCGCCTCGGTGCAGGCGACGACGTGCGCGGTGACGGCGGCGGCGTCCAGGTGGGCGGTGCCGGTGTGGGCGGCGTCGGCGTACGGCTCGTGCAGGCAGGCGGTGTGCGAGCCGAGGGCCCCGTCGACGAAGAGGTCGCCGGCGGCTCCCCTCGCGCCCAGCTCACGCGCCCTGGCCACGCCTTCGTCGCCCTGTTCGGCCCAGTAGCCCACCACGCGGGGGCCGGGCTCACCGGCGGCGAGCCGGAGCAGCGCGGTGAAGTCGTCCTCGGAGGAGATGTCCGGGCCGCCGCACTCGTGGAGCGAGCCGATGCCGAGCGAGGCCGCGTGCGCGAGCGCGGCCCGCTGGGCGCCGTCGCGCTGGGCGGGAGTCAGCGCGTCCAGCGCGACGGCGCGCACCGCGTGGTGGGCGTCGCCGGTCAGCGGGCCGTCGGCGTACCCGGCGAGGCCGGTGACGCCGGGGACCAGGTCGAGCAGGGCGGTGGTGACGACCGCGGAGTGGACGTCGATGCGGGAGAGGTAGAGCGGACGGCCGCCGGTGGCCTCGTCGAGCTCGGCGCGGGCCGGGGGCCGGCCGTCGGGCCAGCGGGCGGCGTCCCAGCCGTGGCCGAGCAGGACGCGATCGGCGGGGCGGGCGGCGGCGAAGTCGCGGACCAGGTCGAGGGCGGCCCGGAGGGTCGGCGCGGCGGACAGGTCGAGCCCGGTGAGCGCGAGTCCGGTGGCGGTGGTGTGCACATGTGCGTCGGTGAACGCGGGGGTGACGAGTGCGCCGTCGAGGTCGACGATCTCGTCGACGCCGTCCGCGAAGGCGTCGGCGGCGCCTTCGGAGCCGACCCAGGCGACCCGGCCGCGTTCGACGACCATCGCGGTCGCGAACGGGTCGGCGGGGCTGTGGACCTCGCCGCGGCGGAGGAGGACGGTCTGCGGGTCGGGGGTGCGCTCACTCATGCGTAACAGTGTCGCGCGGACGGTGGGCGCGGCGGACGCCGGGTGGCCCCCGACGCGCGCCGGACCAGGGACGACGGTTGCCGGGTCAGATGCGGGGCGGGCGGGCCTCGTACGGTGTCGACAGGACGACCGTGGTGCGGGTGGAGACACCGGCCAGGGTGCGCACGCGGGCCAGCAGCTCCTCCAGTTCGTGGGGCGTGGCGACGCGCACCTTGAGGATGTAGTTCTCGTCGCCGGCCACGCTGTGGCACGCCTCGATCTCGGGGACGCCGGCCAGCCTGTCCGCGATGTCGTCGGGGGCGCTGGGGTCGAACGGCTTCACGGAGATGAAGGCGGTCATCGGCAGCCCCACCGCCTCCGGATCGACGACCGCGGCGTAGCCGCGGATGACACCGCGCTGCTCCAGCCGGCGCACGCGCTGGTGCACGGCCGACGTGGACAGGCCCGTGGCCCTGCCCAGGTCGGTGTAGCTCATCCGCCCGTCCGTGACGAGCAGCTGCACGATCTGTCGGTCCAGCTCCTCCATGGCGCAAGAACCTACAGTGCCGCCGATCACCCCGGACAGCTCCGCGTCACAGGTCGTGCCCGTTCGTGACCTGCGCCGGGCCCGGTACGCGCGGGCGGGCGTGTCCCGCGGGGCACCTCGTCAGGCACCTGCGGGCGGCATGTGACGAACGCCACAGTGCCCGGACAGGCTTCGTGATGTCCTCGTGATTACCCGACTGGCGGGGCGGGAAGTGCTTGCTGTGGTCGAGGCCGTAGCGCCTGATCGGCCCAGCCCTAGGGGGAGAATCCCATGCAGAGTGTGAAGCGCCCTGGCCGTTCCGTGCCCAAGCGGCTCAAGGCCGTGATCGAGCCCGAGCCGGAGGGCGTCGAACCGGACGACGAGTTCGACGCGTACGACACGTTCGAGATGTACCGGGTGATCTGCCCGGACTGCGCGCAGCCCATCGCGCTCCTCGCCGACGAGGAGGTCCTGCCCGAGCACGCGCTGTGCGCGTCGCCGTGGAACCCCTTCGGCCTCACGGTGTGCGCCGGCACGGGCCGCGCGGCGGACGAGGCCCGCCCCGCGGACGAGTCGCTGGAGCCGCAGCAGCAGGAGACGGCTCTTCTGCTGACCCTGCCGCAGGGTCTCGACTGGCGCACCCAGCCGTTCTCCCACGTCGGCGGCCCCGGCTCCCGCCCGATCCGCGTCCCGACGATGCGCCGAGCCGCTTAGACCACCCCGACGCCGGGCCCTCGACCGGGGCCGCCCAGGGGTCCGCAGGGGCGGACCCCACACGCCCCACGGAGGCAGGGGCCCTGCCTTGGACTCAGGGGGCGACTGGGGGCGAAGCCTCACGTGTCGCTCAGCGTTGAGTGAGCAGAGCCCATCTCTCGCGGCCGGCAGAAGGCGAAGCCCCACGTCTCACTCAGAGCCCGGCTTCTCGGGGTTGGCAGGGAACGAAGCTCCGGGTGCCCTCTCGGAGCCCAAGGGGCGGAGCCCCTCTCTCTCGGGGTCCGGGGGCGGAGCCCCTCGGGGGTCCGGGCGGAGCGCGAGGGACGGCTCGGGGGCGGAGCCCCGCACGTCTTTCGGGGGTCCGGGGGCCTGCCTGCCCCCGGTGGGGTTGAAGGGGCGGAGCCCCTCGGGGACGGGAAGGGTAGGGGCGGCGGGGGGAAAACCCGGGTTCGCCCACCTACCCCCGTAAGAAAGACCGCGCCCCAGGGCGCGAACCCCCGTACGGACCCCGTGTGGGACACACGCCCGAATCCCCGGGCCGGTGACCCCACCACCCACCCTCGCGTTTGCCCGGTATGACCCCCACGTCCTCAGTGACCGGCCACCGCCGACGGGTGTTTCTGCCGGCCCCGGCCGATTCGGTCACTGTTCCCCCCGCCCCGCCGCAGCCACGGCCGCAGGACCCTCCCATCTACCGCGCCCTGATCCGCACCTGGGCCGACCGCGGCCGCACCCTCCCCGGTCGCCACGACCCGGAGTGGACCCGCCTGACGGCGCCCCCGCGCACCACGGCCCGGGGCGCCGACGAACCACCGTGGACTCCCCCGGCCGTAGCGCGCGAGCCCGGCGGCACCGTGCACGGCTCCGGCCGCGTACGGACACTCGACCCGGCCGTCGGCGGCCCGGCCGTCGGCGCGCTGCACTCCTGACGGTTCAGGCGCGCCTCAACCCCGCGTGGCCCCGCCCCGATGCGCCGCCGCCGGCGCCGGATACGCCGGGTCCAGCTCCTCGATGGCCCGCAGCGTGCCACCGAGCATCTTCGCCAGCAGCTCCCGCAACGTGTCCCGGGGCAGACCCGGACGGTCGATCCAGTCGAGGGTCGTGCCCTCGACGCTGCACAACCAGCCCAGCAGCCCCATCCGTGCGAGCGGCGCGGTCTCCTTGCGGCCGTACGTGCTCTCGGCGATCGCCTCGATCATGGCCTCGCGCACCCCGTCCCGTATCTCCTGCACCTCGGTGTCGAAGCCGACGCCCCCGCTGACGATCGCGCGGTACGCGGCCTGGTTGTGCTCGGCGTAGCGGAGGTAGCCGTCGAGGGTGCGGTGCAGCCGTTGTGCGGGCGGCAGATCCTGCCCCTCGGCGGCACGCGTGACGAGGCCCGCGACCGAGTCCTGGATGATCGCCAGGTAGTAGCCGCGCTTGGACTGGAAGTAGTAGTAGATCAGCCCCTTGGCCACCTGCGCGTGCCGGGCGATGTCGTCCATCGAGAGCGCGTCGTAGGACGTGTCGGAGAACAACGTCCGCCCGATGGCGATGAGTTCGGCGCGGCGCGCCACGGAACGGTCGGTCCCGCGCGCCCGGGGGCGTGCGGTGTCGCGCTGCTGACTGTGCGTCAATTTCGGCCCATGTCTGGAGCGGTCGGGCGGGACAGCGGCAGTATGGCAGAGCCATCCCGCCCGCATGTTCGACTCCGATCACCGACCCGCGTTCAGGGATGTGCCCTCCGAGGGGCGGACCCGCGGGTCAGAGCAGGCCGAGCTGCGTGACGAGCATCGCGAGGACGACGACGAGGATCCAGCCGAGGGCGTGCTCGAGGTACGGGGGGCGGTCGTCCTTCGGCCCGCCGGTGCGGGCGTTCAGGCGTGCGGCGGTGGCAGACAGTGCGGTCATGGCTTCTCGCTGTTGTTCGTCGTGCGGCGGACCCGGACTCCCCCACCGTGCCACCGGATGCGACGGACGCGGCCGAGAGCTTGGTCACAGGCGGTGGTGCGCACGGTGGGGCCGGGGTACGAGGTGCGCGGTCAGCCCTCCCGGCCGGGGAGCATGGACAGCGCCCGGGAGCGCAGGGCGACGAGGTCGTCGTAGGTGCCGTCGCGCTCGGCGAAGCGGTGCCCGAGGACCCCCTTGACGAGAATCTCGCGGGGTGTGGGGTCCTGCGACAGCAGCTCCATGACTTCGCTCAGGAAGTCGTCGAGCGGCAGCGCGTTCGGATTCACCTTCTCCTGGCCCGCCGTGGCGACGGCCGGCGGGACGAGTTCGACGACGTCGACCCCGGTGCCGTCGAGCTGGGCGCGCAACGCCTCGGAGTAGGCGTGCACCGCGGCCTTCGAGGCGGCGTAGCTGGGCATGGGCGGGAAGGGCAGGAACGCGATGCCGGAGGTGACGGTGACGAAGGTGCCGGCGCCCCGCCCGACCAGGTGCGGGGTGAAGGCGTCGAGGACCCGGACGGTGCCGAGCAGATTGGTTTCCACCGTCCAACGGGCCGTCTCGAAGTGCGCGGGGTCGCGCAGGTCCTCCATGGCCATGACGCCTGACATCGTCACCACGGTGTCCAGTCCCGGGTAGCGGGCGAGCACGGCATCCCGGGCCTCGGTGACGGAGGCGTCGTCGGTGACGTCGAGGGCGACCGTGCCGAAGCCCTCTCCGGCGAGTTCCGCGAGTGCGCGCGGGCTGCGGCCGGCGACGGCCACGGTGCTGCCCGCCGCGGCGAAGCGGCGGGCGAGTTCGCGTCCGATGCCGGAGGTTGCGCCGACGACGAGGACGGTGCGGTCGGAGAGATCCACGGGATCTTCCCTTCGTACGGGGCGCCGTCGGCACGGGGCCGGCGACGCGAGCGATGAGGAACGGGTGAGGAAGAGCGTCCGTCCAGAACGGGCGGCACGACGGCAAGTCTCGGCGGGCCGCGCCGGAAGTGGCAGAGCCCCCGTCCTCCCTGGTCCTGACAGGGCCCCCCTCGCCGCCCGCGCCCCGCATTACGGTGTCGGTATGGGTGGCACGAAGGACGACGAATCCGGCAATCGGCTCGGCAGCTATCTGCGTGCCCGGCGTGAGCTGGTCTCCCCCGAGCAGGCGGGGCTCCCGCCCGGCGGCAACCGGCGGGTGCCCGGTCTGCGCCGTGAGGAGGTCGCCCTGCTCGCCGGGATCAGTCCGGACTACTACCTGCGCCTGGAACGGGGCCGGGACCGCAATCCCTCCCCCCAGGTGCTCGCCGCCCTCGCACGCGTCCTGCGGCTCGACGACGTGGAGCGGACGTATCTACTCGGCCTCACGCCCGCCCGCCCCCGGACACCGCGTCCCAAGCGGCCCGAACGGGTGCCGGCACGGGTGCACGAGTTGCTCGCCCACCTCTCGATCCCCGCGTTCGTCGAGGGCCGTGCCTTCGACGTTCTGGCGTCCAATCCGATGGCCGTCGCGCTCTCGCCCCGGCTGCGGCCCGGCGAGAACCGGCTGCGCTCCCTGCTCCTCGACCCCGAGGAACAGGCCTTCCAGCAGGACTGGGAGAGGGCGACCGCCGACATCGTCGCCGCGCTGCGCACTACGATCGGCGACGACACCGACAACCCCCGGTTCGTCGAACTCGTGGGCGAACTGGCCCTGTCCAGCGGGCGTTTCCGCACCCTGTGGGCCCGGCACGACGTGCGCACCCTGGAGGGCGGCACGGTCACGGTCCACCACCCGGTCGTCGGCGGACTGCGCCTGCACCGCGACAAACTGCCCGTCGGCGGAGTCCTCCTCGTCGTCTACTACCCGGACAAGGGCAGTGACAGCGACGAGAAGCTGCGGCTCCTCGCCTCCCTCTCGGAAACGGATTCCGCGGAGGCCGCAGACGCGCGGCCCGCCTACGAGGAGTCCGCCGACACGGGGTTCACCGATCCGGGACCCGCCGGCACGGGGTCCGTCGGCCCGACGCCGTAGCGCGCCGGGCCGGCGGGTTCGGTCACTCGACCCCGACGCTCGCCAGGGCGCGCCGCCCGTCCGATGTCGGACGGGCCGGGAAGTACAGGTAGCACACCCCGCCCGAACCGCTCTTGACCTGGCCGTTCGCGTCGTAGCGCTTGGTGCGCAGCCAGATGTTCTCGAACTCGCGTCGCCGGTAGACGCGGCGCACCTCGGCGTCGCTCGGCGCCGCGGGGTCGTTGGCGATCACGTCGCCGTCGGCGGTGAAGCCGATCACGGTCATCAGGTGCCCGGAGGTGCCGTAGCCGGCTCCCGTGAGCTCCTCCTTGAGGAAGGACTGCGAGGTGATGACCGGGATGCCCGCCGCGACCAGCGTCTCCACATCGGTGAGCGAGGTCAGCCGGGTCACCACGCCCTGCATGTCCGGGTAGGTGGCCGCGTAGGCCGCGTTGAACGGCCAGTTGCCGCAGCCCTCGTACTGGTAGTCGAAGGTGTACCGGGCCGCGTGGCAGACCTGGGGGTCGGCGTACGACGGATCCACCCAGGCCAGTTGCCCGGCGGTGGGCCGGCGGCCCCAGTACTCGACGATCATCTGGGAGGAGGTCGGGCTGCACCAGGCCTCGCCGCCGTTGTCGTACTGCGGGTACTGGCCCTTGTGGATCTCCTGCGAGTAGCGCGGGACGCGGAGTTCTCCGGCGTGCCCCGGCGTGGAGGCCGGCACCGTGAAGCGGTCGGGGACGTCGGAGCCCATGGCGCCGAGCCGCCACACGGTGGGGGTCTTCCGGGTGCCGGGGACGCGGTACAGGGTGAGGCGCAGCCGGTAGGAGGCCAGCCGCAGTCCGCTCGCGGCGTCGTCGATGGCGAAGGTGTCGGTCCAGACGCTGCTCCGGCCGTCGCTCTGGCCGTCGACGGAGGTGCGGCGGATGTCCTCGTCGCCCGCCGCCCAGCGGCCCATCACGTACCAGGGCGTGTCCGTGCCGTCGGAGTAGCGGCCCGACAGCTCGGTCTGGATCCAGGTGCCGGCCGGGGTGTGCGCGTTCCAGGAGGCGATGACCTCGGTGGCGGGCACGGAGAGGGTGTGGGCCGGGGAGGTCCAGGTGGCGTAGTCCCAGGTGGAGGTGCGGCCGGTGTGCGGGTCGGCGTAGTCGGTGCGGCCCGCGGGGATGTCGAGCACCAGGCCGGGACGGGCGCCGGCGACGGCGCGGGTGCCCTTGGACGTGCCGGAGCGCCAGTCGGTGGGGGAGGTCCAGGCGTGGTGATCCACGGTGCGTGCGGGCTTCGTTC carries:
- a CDS encoding YitT family protein, with amino-acid sequence MPPERRRLVRRLIQLYAGLTLYGVSSALLVTAGLGMEPWGVLHQGLAERSGFTIGEVTIAVGAVVLLLWIPLRQRPGLGTVSNVFAIGLAMDATLAVLPPVHALWLRIPMTATGVVLNGLATGLYIAARFGPGPRDGLMTGLHTRTGRSIRLLRTAIEVVVVATGFALGGTVGVGTVLYALAIGPLAQFFLRLCAVPSSLPGGTMVAGGKPRRTILRR
- a CDS encoding glycerophosphodiester phosphodiesterase, with amino-acid sequence MTTAIRHPYLDHRGPLAFAHRGGAAGGLENTAAQFRRAVTAGYRYLETDVHATADGRLVAFHDATLDRMTEGAGRIADLPWAEVARARVAGGEPVPLFEDLLAEFPDVRWNVDCKAESALFPLLGLLGRTGAWDRVCVGSFSEARVARAQRLAGPRLATSYGTRGVLGLRLRSWGLPAAVRGSAVAAQVPERQAGVPVVDARFVRTAHALGLQVHVWTVNEAERMHRLLDLGVDGIMTDHLDTLRAVLEERGAWA
- a CDS encoding RNA polymerase-binding protein RbpA, with product MSERALRGTRLVVTSYETDRGIDLAPRQAVEYACEKGHRFEMPFSVEAEIPPEWECKVCGAQALLVDGDGPEEKKAKPARTHWDMLMERRTREELEEVLEERLAVLRSGAMNIAVHPRDSRKSA
- the fxsA gene encoding FxsA family membrane protein, whose translation is MTSGASSPTYPARPRRSRLRTLLPLGVAAWLVLEIWLLLLVADAAGGLAVFLLLVAGLVGGAAVVKRAGRRAFANLSESLQRGAPPQSGGANGLTMLAGLLIMLPGLLSDVVGLLLLVPPVQKAVSAYTERTIDRKLRAAVPGALGDAFQQARMRQPDGKVVPGEVVRDDGPGNPHDADGDRPPLTG
- a CDS encoding polyprenol monophosphomannose synthase produces the protein MNDGEGTPEAGAQGRRFGPLGTALVIIPTYNEAENIRAIVGRVREAVPEAHVLVADDNSPDGTGKLADELAAEDDHVQVLHRKGKEGLGAAYLAGFRWGMEHDYGVLIEMDADGSHQPEELPRLLTALKNADLVLGSRWVPGGRVVNWPRSREIISRGGSLYSRLALDLPLRDITGGYRAFRRETLEGLGLDEVASQGYCFQVDLARRAVKAGYHVVEVPITFVEREFGDSKMSRDILVEALWRVTSWGVGERVGRLTGRTEPKQPD
- a CDS encoding amidohydrolase, with the translated sequence MSERTPDPQTVLLRRGEVHSPADPFATAMVVERGRVAWVGSEGAADAFADGVDEIVDLDGALVTPAFTDAHVHTTATGLALTGLDLSAAPTLRAALDLVRDFAAARPADRVLLGHGWDAARWPDGRPPARAELDEATGGRPLYLSRIDVHSAVVTTALLDLVPGVTGLAGYADGPLTGDAHHAVRAVALDALTPAQRDGAQRAALAHAASLGIGSLHECGGPDISSEDDFTALLRLAAGEPGPRVVGYWAEQGDEGVARARELGARGAAGDLFVDGALGSHTACLHEPYADAAHTGTAHLDAAAVTAHVVACTEAGLQAGFHAIGDAAVTTVVEGVRAAAEKAGLARVRAARHRVEHAEMLTPETVAAFAELGLTASVQPAFDALWGGEDGMYARRLGTERARTLNPFAALLRAGVPLALGSDSPVTPLDPWGTVRAAAFHRTREHRVSVRAAFTAHTRGGWRAVGRDDAGVLVPGAPADYAVWRTDELVVQAPDDRVARWSTDPRSGTPGLPDLTPGRDLPLCLRTVVGGRTVFVRPGE
- a CDS encoding Lrp/AsnC family transcriptional regulator, yielding MEELDRQIVQLLVTDGRMSYTDLGRATGLSTSAVHQRVRRLEQRGVIRGYAAVVDPEAVGLPMTAFISVKPFDPSAPDDIADRLAGVPEIEACHSVAGDENYILKVRVATPHELEELLARVRTLAGVSTRTTVVLSTPYEARPPRI
- a CDS encoding TetR/AcrR family transcriptional regulator, yielding MTHSQQRDTARPRARGTDRSVARRAELIAIGRTLFSDTSYDALSMDDIARHAQVAKGLIYYYFQSKRGYYLAIIQDSVAGLVTRAAEGQDLPPAQRLHRTLDGYLRYAEHNQAAYRAIVSGGVGFDTEVQEIRDGVREAMIEAIAESTYGRKETAPLARMGLLGWLCSVEGTTLDWIDRPGLPRDTLRELLAKMLGGTLRAIEELDPAYPAPAAAHRGGATRG
- a CDS encoding SCO1431 family membrane protein; translated protein: MTALSATAARLNARTGGPKDDRPPYLEHALGWILVVVLAMLVTQLGLL
- a CDS encoding SDR family oxidoreductase; protein product: MDLSDRTVLVVGATSGIGRELARRFAAAGSTVAVAGRSPRALAELAGEGFGTVALDVTDDASVTEARDAVLARYPGLDTVVTMSGVMAMEDLRDPAHFETARWTVETNLLGTVRVLDAFTPHLVGRGAGTFVTVTSGIAFLPFPPMPSYAASKAAVHAYSEALRAQLDGTGVDVVELVPPAVATAGQEKVNPNALPLDDFLSEVMELLSQDPTPREILVKGVLGHRFAERDGTYDDLVALRSRALSMLPGREG